From the genome of Pelosinus fermentans DSM 17108:
GGATAGAGTGTACCATCTGGTCTTTGGATTTGATCTTCTGCCATCCATTTTTTTATATCTGATATGGTAAATTGGGTAGGTAACATTTCAGCATCAACTGCTAATTTCATATCCTCAATCAGAGATGCTTCACACAATACAAGAGACTCTGCTTTTTTGTCCTGGTTTGATTCCATAATATGAATTCTCCTTTCTAGTAAGGGTTCTTTTATTAATAAATGATACGAATACTGCCATCCTTATATATTTCTATATCATTATAGCTATCGAATATTCTTTTTGCTGCATCGCTGCTTACGGTGCTAAGTTCAATGTTGCCATAGATAATCTCATGATAATGATTGAAAGTTCCTAGGTTGTTAATTGCCATATAACAGTAGGCGTTATTTCGATAGCCTGTAGGTGCTAGCTTCACGCCATGTTTTTGTAGCCATTCGACGGTTGCCTCGTGATTTGGAAGGTTTTTGGTTAGATGGGCAATAGCATGGCGATCTGTACCGACATGTCCTGCTTTAAAATGATCCAGACAATCTTGGCAAATACCTTTAGCTCCCACAAAAGCAACTGCTACAGGTTTATCCTCATAGCAATAAAAACAGGTACCATTATTATGACGATGCCATTTATAAATATCTTCATATGTTTTTTTCCTGCGAAAGGTCATGAGTTCAATTCTCCTATGTATTTTATAGTATAAACCCCAATGGTGCAGGTGCAATGTTCTCGATAATATTCACAAGTCTAGGGATGATGCTGTACTAGTATACCTGTTTATCTTCATCTTGTATACATGAGTTTTTGTAAGGAAGCAGCCTGTCTGCCTATTCATGAGTATCGTCTAGCTGATAGCCATTCTAAAAAAATATAGGGTAGGAGATGAGGTATGCAGGATACTTCTGTCTCATTTGCGAATAGTACAAGAAATGATGATATGAATCCTCATTATATCCATTCAAACTTCTTCTTTCATTATTCTACATTGTTATTTGAAGATAGTAAACATACTAACTAAGATTTTGCAGGTATGATTGTAAAGAAGCAGAAAGCCACTTTTAAGGAGGAAATTAGTTTTGTTAATACCATGGGAAATTGTAGCCGAGGATAGCGAAGAGGCACGTAACCTTGTAGAAAAATTATTGGAGGCTGCGGCTAGCGATCCTCTCATTTTGAGTGAAATCATGCGGGGGGTATTGCACGAAGATCCCTGTATTCAGATGCAAGCTGCATCTATGGTAGAAAAGGTGACACGTGTTCGTCCTTTATTTTTGACACCTTATAGAAGAGTATTACTCAATGAATTCTCGAGGATCAATCAGCCTGGAGTACGCAGGCAAGTTGCAGTGCTCTATGGGCGCATGATGTGGGATGAATGGGAAATGAAGCAAGTGGTTGTTTTGCTTAGCCAATGGATTGAGACACAAGAAGATGAAGATACTGCTAAGAACTCCATCGAGTCTCTTCATAAACTGGCTATGCAAAAGGAATGGATTCTTCCTATATTTAGGGAGTGCCTGGTAAAGACTACAGAACATGGTAATCCTGGCATTAGCAGTTTAGCAAATGAATTTCTTCATCGCATGTAGCGGCTTCTATTTCTAGCAGTAGATGGAAGTCTTAAAGCGGTTTAGTTCTTAGATAAAAAAATTGACTATTGGAAAGTTTTATGTTAGAGTAGAACCAAAAATTAGTATCGTGTGGCTGATCAGGAGACTGAAGGCAAAGAAAATGGATTATTTTCTTTGCCTTCAGTCTTTTTCAAATAGAAAGATTTGATTCAAGCAGTATTTTTCTTGTATTTGCATCTTAGATTTGCTGGTGGGTCATAAAACTTTTAACAATGGTTAGGAAGAGGAGGATACGTGATGAGTTACTTTTTGCAGAAAGAAGCGCCAAAGCGGGAACAACGCTTAAATGCATGCATTGCCAGCGGTGGGACCTTGTCGGATATGACGAATCGGAAAATGAGATGTTGTGTACCAGATGGAGAGAGGACATTTACCCAAAATAATATCTGCTTACTGCTGCCAGCCTTAGGGATGATGAACAGCATACCGAATAGTGTTGTGCTGATGCATGGAGCGGTGGGGTGTGGATCTTCTTCTCATGGTGGAAATATAGGGGTTCGAGCTGGAAATAATCACCGCTGGGGTGTGATTAAAGATGGTACATGGCTTTCGACGGCTTTAAATGAGAGCGATGTAATCTGTGGGGGCGAAGAGAAATTAGAAGCTGCCATTCGTGAAATTGATGAACATTATAAGCCCATGATTATCTTTGTTGTAGCCGGGATTGAAGCGGTTATTACTACTGAAAATCAACGCTATTATAAACTGCTTGAACCCCTTACTGATTGCTACAATGATATGGATTTGCAGCGATATGCAGCTGTAGTGGGAGACTCTAATTATGCAACGGCCATTACTGCCTTTCTTGAAAATGATTTCGGATGGCTCCCACAAGTAATCATCATTACGGATACATTAATGGAGGAGCAACAAGAGCGCATCGTAAATCGATTATCGAGTCTGAAATCAGGACGTATACCTAAAATTATTTTCAAAGGTGATTCAACAGATATTGCAAAAAGTATTAAAGAACATTGGGAAGGCAGCCAAACGCGATATGGAAAATATGTAAATGCATTATCACCTGCATTTGTTGTTGGCAGCTCATTAGATCGGCCATTGGCACAAGAGTTAGGTGCTGCTCATTTAAGTATCAGTTTTCCTGTATCCAATAGAGCCGTAATTGACCGAGGTTATACTGGCTACCAGGGCGGTTTGCGGCTGATTGAGGATCTGATTAGTGCCATTATCGTAAATCGTTAAAAGAGAAATGTTAATACGGATAAATTTGTGTTTAAATGACAATTCTTTTTCTCCAGCTGTACTCGTAGCTCATAGTGCTGATTAGGTGAAACCTAAAGGCAAAGAAGTTTCCTTTCAGGAACGTTCTTTGCCTTTTTTATTTTATGTAATATAACAAAATCGCACTTAAAATTAGGAGGGATCTGTATGCCGAAATACCTTAAAAAGGAACCTAATTCTACCGAATCTCAGCCAATTCAAGTATTAGAAATTATTAATTATTTTTTACACACTGCTTATAGTGGATTTTTGATCGTATCAGTACAAGATGGATATGTTGTTAAAATGGAGAAAACAGAAAGATTTACGATTACAGCCAAGAGCCGTCAGGGAAGTTACGTGAAAATTGAGAAGCCTAAAGAGAAACATCCTCTTTGCGTACGAATATTAACAGAGCTGCAAGATATTCGTTATGGTCAGCTGATCATTCGTTTAGATAATGGGCAAGTGGATCATTTGGAGAAAACAGAAAAAAGACGCATTCATGAATTTGAAGGAGTTGATGGAGCGGGCATATGAAGAAGGCTTGCTGGATAGACATGAGAACTGCTTTAGGAGGTTGGGATTAAAATGTCTAATTATAAAAAAGTAACATCGAATATAATTGTTAAATTACAGATTATTGTTGGTGTAGAGCATGTATTATCAGGAGCGGCAATTTTGGATCATTATGCTTATGATGCGGGTACAAGGAAAGATATCTTACGTTACCCTGAACTCGTGGTTCTGCCAGGAAGCTCCCAAGAAGTGGCTGAAATAATGAAATTAGCGAATAAACATTTAATACCAGTTACGCCTAGAGGAGGAGGAAGCGGTCTTGCGGGAGGTGCTGTGGCGTTAAAGGGGGGCATCCTCCTTGATTTAGTTCGTATGAATCGCATTATCCATGTAGATATTGCAGCAAAATATATGATCGTGGAAGCTGCTGTGCGGACTTTAGATATTCAAAATGAAGCGAAAAGACATGGTCTATTATATGCTGGAGATCCTTGCAGCAGCGACGATTGTGTAATTGCAGGAAATGTTGCTACTAATGCTGGAGGAAATAAAGCGGTTAAGTATGGCGTGACCGCTGATCAAATCTACGAGTTGGAGATCGTGACTCCGCAAGGGAAAATTCTTACTCTGGGAGGGCGGTTGAAAAAGAACTCTACTGGATACAGCTTAATTAAACTGATTGCCGGATCAGAAGGAACGCTAGGTATTATTACCAAAATTACACTTAAATTACAAAAGCTTGCCCCTTTATTGCCAAACTTCTTAGCGATATTCCCAAATCTAGCTGCAGCTGTTACTTTGGTGGAAGCATTACTAGCAGAAAAAAATGCGTTGGATACGACTTCTCTTGAATTGATGGATCGGCATACTGTGATAGCGATTGAAAACTATCAAAAGACAAAAATCTTTTATGGTGACATTGGAGATGTTTTGCTAATTCAGTTAG
Proteins encoded in this window:
- a CDS encoding nitrogenase component 1; the protein is MSYFLQKEAPKREQRLNACIASGGTLSDMTNRKMRCCVPDGERTFTQNNICLLLPALGMMNSIPNSVVLMHGAVGCGSSSHGGNIGVRAGNNHRWGVIKDGTWLSTALNESDVICGGEEKLEAAIREIDEHYKPMIIFVVAGIEAVITTENQRYYKLLEPLTDCYNDMDLQRYAAVVGDSNYATAITAFLENDFGWLPQVIIITDTLMEEQQERIVNRLSSLKSGRIPKIIFKGDSTDIAKSIKEHWEGSQTRYGKYVNALSPAFVVGSSLDRPLAQELGAAHLSISFPVSNRAVIDRGYTGYQGGLRLIEDLISAIIVNR
- a CDS encoding DUF2292 domain-containing protein, whose amino-acid sequence is MPKYLKKEPNSTESQPIQVLEIINYFLHTAYSGFLIVSVQDGYVVKMEKTERFTITAKSRQGSYVKIEKPKEKHPLCVRILTELQDIRYGQLIIRLDNGQVDHLEKTEKRRIHEFEGVDGAGI
- a CDS encoding FAD-binding oxidoreductase: MSNYKKVTSNIIVKLQIIVGVEHVLSGAAILDHYAYDAGTRKDILRYPELVVLPGSSQEVAEIMKLANKHLIPVTPRGGGSGLAGGAVALKGGILLDLVRMNRIIHVDIAAKYMIVEAAVRTLDIQNEAKRHGLLYAGDPCSSDDCVIAGNVATNAGGNKAVKYGVTADQIYELEIVTPQGKILTLGGRLKKNSTGYSLIKLIAGSEGTLGIITKITLKLQKLAPLLPNFLAIFPNLAAAVTLVEALLAEKNALDTTSLELMDRHTVIAIENYQKTKIFYGDIGDVLLIQLEAQNQEDVRFKELYLKELCSLHNCLDIRSIEGEAIWRGRRQWGKALEVDEPIGASEDLVVPVDLITPFIQNLESLATSFQFDFRIAGHAGDGNLHLRILPGTVPIEEWENKLKEFREVLYAVTYSLGGRLSGEHGIGFKRKYFLRSVIQPDELELMKNLKKAFDPNFILNPGKIFDIDAS